TATCTTTTTATCAAAAAAACTGAAAAATGCCGTCCAGTTGAAGCATTAATAAAATCTTATCGTTTATACCTGGAGCAGTGCCCGGTAAAGCCGGATGAAAAACCGGTGCTGGGATTAACCCGCGCCTGGACGCTGCTGCGCTTTATTGATTGCGGCATGATAGAACGAACGGAATGTATCGCCTGTCACGGCGGCTTTATCGTTACGCATGAACATGCCAAAGATCCTTTTACCTGCAGCCTCTGCAGCCCGCCTTCGCGCGCGGCGAAAAAATGCGAAAGCTATGACATAGCAGGGTAACGAAACGATATCGGGCGATAGCGTTGATGATGACAAGGACTGAAATCGTTAATGGCGTATCTGCGAAAAACGATACGTCAGCGCCTGCAACGCTATTTAACACGACAAACAGCAACAAACAGGCGTGTCAGTAATAAGGAGCGAGCGTGCTGGTTATTTTAGGGTATGTGGTTGTCTTCGCCACCGTATTCGGCGGTTTTATGTTATCGGGCGGCCAGCTTGGCGCGCTCTATCAGCCGACCGAGCTGTTAATTATCGGCGGCGCAGGCGTCGGCGCGTTTATTGTCGGCAACAACGGCAAAGCAATTCGCGCCACGCTAAAAGCGTTCCCGATCCTGTTTAAAGGGTCGCAATATAATAAATCTCTCTATATGGATCTGATGGCGCTGATGTTTCTGCTGCTATCGAAAGCCCGGCAGAGCGGCCTGATGTCGCTGGAAAACGATATTGAAGATCCGCCGGGCAGCGCAATTTTCTCCGCCTACCCGCGTTTGCTAAACGATGCTTATTTAATGAATTTTATTGTCGATTATCTGCGCCTGATGATCAGCGGCAATATGAGTACCCATGAAGTGGAAGCGCTGATGGACGAGGAGATCGAAACCAGCGAGCATGAGTTCGACGTGCCCGCCAGCAGCCTCAACTCGGTCGGCGACGCCTTTCCGGCGTTCGGCATCGTCGCCGCCGTGATGGGCGTGGTGAACGCGCTGGCGGCGGCCGATCGCCCCGCGGCGGAACTGGGCGAGCTGATCGCGCATGCGATGGTCGGCACCTTCCTCGGTATTCTGCTCGCCTACGGCTTTATCCTGCCGCTGGCGGCGCTGCTGCGTCAGAAAAGCAGCGAAAAAATCAAAATGTTTCAGTGCATCAAAATCACGCTGCTCTCCAGCATGAACGGCTATGCGCCGCAGATCGCCATTGAGTTCGGCCGCAAAATTCTCTACTCCACCGAACGTCCTACCTTCCTTGAGCTGGAAGAGCATGTGCGCCAGGTGAAATCTTCAGCGGGCAATGCCCCGGACGGCGCGC
This DNA window, taken from Mixta gaviniae, encodes the following:
- the motA gene encoding flagellar motor stator protein MotA, coding for MLVILGYVVVFATVFGGFMLSGGQLGALYQPTELLIIGGAGVGAFIVGNNGKAIRATLKAFPILFKGSQYNKSLYMDLMALMFLLLSKARQSGLMSLENDIEDPPGSAIFSAYPRLLNDAYLMNFIVDYLRLMISGNMSTHEVEALMDEEIETSEHEFDVPASSLNSVGDAFPAFGIVAAVMGVVNALAAADRPAAELGELIAHAMVGTFLGILLAYGFILPLAALLRQKSSEKIKMFQCIKITLLSSMNGYAPQIAIEFGRKILYSTERPTFLELEEHVRQVKSSAGNAPDGAP
- the flhC gene encoding flagellar transcriptional regulator FlhC — encoded protein: MSEKSILDEIKEVQMAMELISFGARMQVLESEISLSRRRLLRLYKELRGCPPPKGMLPFSAEWFMSWEQNIHSSMFYNIYLFIKKTEKCRPVEALIKSYRLYLEQCPVKPDEKPVLGLTRAWTLLRFIDCGMIERTECIACHGGFIVTHEHAKDPFTCSLCSPPSRAAKKCESYDIAG